A stretch of the Harpia harpyja isolate bHarHar1 chromosome 5, bHarHar1 primary haplotype, whole genome shotgun sequence genome encodes the following:
- the FAM110B gene encoding protein FAM110B: MPTETLPTGSMVKPVSPAVTFTSAVPLRILNKGPDYFRRQAEPNPKRLSAVERLEADKAKYVKSQEVINAKQEPVKPAVLAKPPVCPAAKRALGSPTLKVFSNNTKTESGVQRENLKLEILKNIINSSEGSSSGSGHKHGPRNWPPHRADSTELNRHSFAESLKVYPTQGRSSPQESSSNVSRRLLDQSADTFLHVSHSSSDIRKVTSAKPLKAIPCSSSAPPLPPKPKIAAIATLKSPEIEAVESGCGVSRRPSLQRSKSDLSDRYFRVDADVERFFNYCGLDPEELENLGMENFARANSDIISLNFRSASMISSDCEQSQDSNSDLRNDDSANDRVPYGISAIERNARIIKWLYSIKQARESQKVSHV; the protein is encoded by the coding sequence ATGCCTACAGAAACACTACCGACAGGTAGCATGGTGAAGCCGGTCAGCCCTGCCGTGACTTTCACGTCCGCCGTTCCTCTCCGCATCCTGAACAAAGGACCCGACTATTTTCGCAGGCAGGCGGAGCCTAATCCAAAAAGACTGAGCGCAGTGGAGAGGCTAGAAGCCGACAAGGCGAAATACGTCAAGAGCCAGGAGGTCATCAACGCCAAGCAGGAGCCCGTGAAGCCGGCAGTGCTGGCAAAGCCACCGGTCTGTCCCGCGGCCAAGCGAGCACTGGGGAGCCCCACCTTGAAAGTCTTCAGCAACAACACGAAGACCGAGAGCGGCGTCCAGAGAGAAAATCTGAAACTCGAGATTTTGAAGAACATCATCAACAGCTCCGAAGGCTCCAGCTCGGGTTCAGGGCATAAGCATGGTCCCCGAAACTGGCCGCCCCACAGAGCTGATTCAACGGAGCTGAACCGACACTCATTTGCCGAGTCTTTGAAGGTTTACCCCACGCAGGGCCGTAGCAGCCCGCAGGAGAGCAGCTCCAATGTCAGCAGAAGGCTCCTAGATCAGTCGGCAGACACTTTCTTGCACGTCTCTCACAGCTCCTCAGACATTAGGAAAGTAACTAGCGCAAAGCCCTTAAAAGCAATACCCTGCAGTAGTTCAGCCCCACCTCTGCCTCCAAAGCCCAAAATCGCTGCCATTGCCACCCTGAAATCCCCAGAGATTGAGGCAGTCGAGTCTGGATGCGGAGTCAGTAGAAGACCCTCCCTGCAGCGATCAAAATCAGACTTAAGCGACAGATACTTTCGTGTCGATGCAGATGTTGAACGATTCTTTAACTACTGCGGACTGGATCCTGAAGAGCTTGAAAACCTCGGGATGGAGAACTTTGCAAGGGCTAACTCAGATATTATATCCCTCAACTTTCGCAGTGCAAGCATGATTAGCTCAGACTGTGAACAGTCTCAGGACAGCAACAGTGACCTTAGAAATGATGACAGTGCCAATGACCGTGTGCCATACGGCATTTCTGCCATTGAAAGGAATGCCAGAATCATCAAGTGGTTATATAGCATCAAGCAAGCTAGAGAGTCACAGAAAGTGTCCCATGTGTGA